CTCACTCATGACTGACGGCGGCATGCGCCCCCTCGTGGTGGGTGCACTCAAGCGCTCCCGTGAACTGGAAGGCTTCCAGTTCTTGGTCATGACCCTCCAGGCCAACCCCGCCTTCGAGACATTCAACTGGAACACCGGCCTGAAGATCGTCGGCTAGTACCGACCCACCCCCCGTAAAAACCGGGTGGCGGAGCCGGAGTTTTTCGTAGGCGAGGTAAAGGAGAACTAAAGGCCGCCCGCGGCCGTAGTTCGGATAGTCGCCGAGGAAATTCCGGTTCCGCCGGCAGCCCCTACGCGTCCACCGGACGTGTGGGGGCGCTTCCGTTTCCGAAAGGTGAGCCACCGAGTGACTCGCGGCCGTGCGCCGTCGTCCATCCTGAGGTATCTGGGCCAAGCGGAACAATCTGAGTGGGATTCAGGTCGGTATGGACGATGTAGTAATGCGCCTTGATTTGCTCGAAGTCCACGGTGTCGCCGAATCCGGGCGTTTGGAACAGATCGCGCGCGTAGGCCCACAGGACGGGCATCTCGATGAGCTTGTTCCGGTTGCACTTGAAGTGCCCGTGGTAGACGGCGTCGAAGCGGACCAGGGTGGTGAAGAGGCGGACATCGGCCTCGGTAATGGAGTCTCCCATGAGGTACCGCTGTGTAGCCAGACGTTCCTCAAGCCAGTCAAGCGCGATGAAAAGGCGCTCATAGGCGGCGTCGTAGGATTCCTGACTGCCGGCAAAGCCACAGCGGTACACGCCGTTGTTGACTTCGGTGAAAATGCGCTTGTTGACCACGGCCATTTCTTCACGGAGGGCTTCCGGGTAGAGGTCGGGGGCGCCGTCACGGTGAAATTCGGTCCACTCTGTTGAGAAATCCAGCGTGATCTGTGGGAAGTTATTGGTCACGACGGCGCCCGTGGGCACATCCACCATGGCCGGAACCGTGATGCCGCGAGGGTAGTTGGGGGTGCGTTTGAAGTACGCGTCCTGTAACCGCTCAATACCCAGGACCGGGTCAATGCCGCCTTCATCGAGGTCAAAAGTCCAGGATCGGACATCGTGCGTGGGTCCGCAAACGCCTATCGAGATGGCGTCTTCAAGGCCCAGCAGCCGCCGGACAATGGTGGAGCGGTGCGCCCACGGGCACGCCCTGGCAACCACCAGACGGTAACGCCCGGCCTCGACGGGGTAGCCGTCCTCGCCACCTCGCGTAATACGGGTTTCAATGTAATTGGTATCCCGCGTGTACTCAGCCCCGGTGATGTAGGCGCCCTTGGTGCTGAATTCCGAATTCAAAGTGTCCATAGGGTTAGCCTAAGACACGACACACCGGTGCTGCGCTTTACGTGACAAATACACCTTGCATATGATCAACAGGCACCAGGTGAACGATTCACAAGAACGCCACCAACAGTGAGGATCCACTCATGACGGACCAAAAACTTACCGTCACACGCCAGGACAGTAGCCGTTCTGACCACCAAACGGCTGGCCAGGTTGGCAACGCCATGGTCGAGTTCCAGGGTGTCAGTAAAGTTTTTCAAACCGGCCAAGCAGCCGTTGAAAACCTCAATCTCAGCATCGAACGTGGCAAGATCACCGTCTTCGTTGGCCCCTCGGGCTGCGGAAAAACCACGTCTCTGCGCATGATCAACCGCATGGTGGAACCCACCGCCGGCACCATCACCGTGGACGGGCGTGACGTGGGCACCCTCCCAGCCCACCAACTCCGCCGCTCCATGGGCTACGTCATGCAACAGGCCGGACTACTCCCGCACCGCACCGTGATCGAGAACATTGCCACCGTGCTGCGCCTGAACAAGGTGCCGCGTGCGCAGGCCAAAAAGCGTTCCCTCGAGCTGCTCGCCACGGTGGGCCTGCCTGCTTCCATGGCCGATCGCTACCCCAATCAGCTGTCTGGTGGTCAGCAGCAGCGCGTGGGCGTTGCCCGTGCGCTAGCCGCCGATCCACCCGTTTTGCTCATGGATGAGCCCTTCTCCGCCGTGGATCCGGTGGTCCGTGCCGAGCTCCAGCAGGAGTTGTTGCGGCTGCAGCGCGAGCTGGCCAAAACCATCATTTTTGTCACCCACGACATCGACGAGGCCACCATTCTCGGGGACCGCGTGGCAGTTTTTGCCAGCGGTGGCCGCGTGGCCCAGTACGCTCCCCCTGAAGAAATTCTCCGCGCCCCTGTTGATGATTTTGTGGCCAATTTTGTGGGCCGCGACCGCGGGTTCCGGCGGCTATCCTTCAGTGCCGGCGAGTCTGTGCCCATCCATCCGGCCCCTGCGGTGCACTTGGACGCGCTCTCCCCCGCGCACGACGCCGATGCCCCCTCCCCCGAAACCGGCACCATCGCTGGCAACACTGCGGCAACGTGGGCGTTGGCTGTGGACGCCGACAACCGGCCGCTGGGCTGGCTCGCCCCTGCTACCCAACGGAACCTGGACGCAAACCCTCCCCTCAATCTCCCCAGCGACCCTCCCAGCAGCTCAGGCCACGTAACGGACCAGCCACAGTTGATCCCCGGCGGTTCCTTATTCCACGCCGGCGATCCGTTGCGCAATGCTTTGGACGCGGCCTTATCCTCGCCGTCCGGGCTGGGAGTTGCCGTGGACAGTGAGGGGCGCGTGACCGGCGTCGTCCAGGCCCAAGAGGTCCTAGCGGCCATCGAGTCCACTCGCGAAAGCCGCAGCTAATGCAGTGGTTTCTGGCCAACCTGCCTCAGGTGCTCAACCTCGCCGGTTACCACTTGATTCAGGCGATCGTGCCGCTGGTGCTCGGCGTCATCATTGCTGTCCCCTTGGCACAGTTAGCCCGCGTCAACAAGGTGGCCAGCGGCATCATTTTGTCCGTGGGATCGCTGCTGTACACGGTGCCGTCACTGGCCCTCTTTGTGATTCTTCCCAGCATCCTGGGCACCAGAATCCTGGACTTCACGAACATCATTGTGGCGCTGACCATCTACGCCGTGGCGCTGCTGGTCCGCTCCACCATCGATGCCCTGAACTCGGTCGATGACACCTTGCGGCAGGCGGCCACAGCCATGGGATACCGACCCGTGCAGCGCTTCCTCAGCGTCGATTTGCCCTTGTCCATCCCCGTTCTTTTTGCCGGGCTGCGCGTCATCTCGGTCAGCAATATCTCGCTGGTGAGCGTGGGGTCACTGCTCGGCATCCCCAGCCTGGGTTTCCTCTTCACCGATGGGCTGCAGCGAAACTTCCCGACAGAGATTGTGGTGGGGATCGTGGGCACACTGGTCCTGGCGCTACTCATGGATGTGGTGTTGGTGCTCCTGCAGAAACTGTTGACGCCCTGGCTCCGAACCAATAAATCCGCCAGCCGGTCTGCGGCCTCGTCACATCCTTCAGGTGCTTCAAAAACTTCAAGCACGACGGCGGCGGTGTCAGCATGAGCCTTCCCGCAGCTTCCCTGCCCCTGACCACCTACACCACCAAGGACCCGTTCAGCCAAGGCTGGCAGTGGCTCACCGACCCGACAAATTGGCAGGGACCCCTGGGCGTTCCCGTCCGGGTGGTGGAACACCTCGGCTACTCCGGGCTGACCCTGCTGATCTCCATCGTCATTGCCGTTCCTATTGGTCTGTACGTTGGGCACACGGGTCGGGGACGCGGCGTGGTTGTGTCCTTGGCAGGCATGCTGCGCGCGCTGCCAACCTTGGGCATCATGACGCTATTTGCCCTGCTGGCCAGCTCAGCGCTGTCCCTTATGCCAGCTATTTGGTCTTTGGTGCTGTTGGCGGTGCCACCGATTTTGACGGGCACTTACGCCGGGATCGCCGCCGTTGACCGCCAAATTGTTGATGCAGCACGCAGCATGGGCATGACCGAACGGCAGATCCTCTTTAGCGTTGAGGTCCCCAACGGGCTCGCGGTCATGCTGGGCGGGCTCCGATCGGCCGTGCTGCAGATCATCTCTACCGTGGCCGTGGTGGCATTTATCAGCCTTGGCGGACTGGGTCGCTACATCATTGACGGCCTTGCGGTGCAGGATTACGGTCAAGTATTAGGAGGCGCCGTGGTGATTGCTGTCCTTGCCATTGCGATTGACGGCGTACTGGCCCTGCTGCAGCGCGCCGTGGTTTCACCAGGTTTACAGACGGCCAAGACGGCCCCAGAGCAGAACACCCCTGCTCTCCCAACAGTTTCTTAAAAGATGTCTAGCGATTCCCCGAGTTACAGGAGAAACACCATGAACAAGATTTCCATGCCGACCCGCCGCGCAATTCTTGGAGCAGCCGCAGGGCTTTCCGTAGCCCTCGCCGTCACGGCGTGCGGCGGTGGCGATCCGCTGGGCACAAGCAGCTCCGCAGCCGCGGGCGGCTCCGGATCCGGTTCCGTTGTGGTGGGCTCGGCGAACTTCCCCGAGAACGCCATCCTGGCCGAGATTTATGCTGGTGCCTTGAATGCGGCAGGCGTCAACGCCACCACCAAGTTGAACATTGGCGCCCGCGAGGTCTATTTGAAGGCCCTCGAAGACGGTTCCATCGATGTGGTGCCCGAATACACCGGAAATCTGCTGGGATATCTGGATGCCAGCAACACTATTGTTGACGGTCCCGGGATCGTGGCGGCACTCCCGGCCAAGATGCCCACTGGCCTGAGCGTGTTGGACGCCGCCACCGCAGAGGACAAGGACGCCATTGTGGTGACGCCTGAAATCGCTGCCAAGTACAAACTGACCTCCATCGCGGATCTGGCACCGGTGTGCGGTGAGCTGACGCTCGCGGCGCCGTCGGAATTCCAGACTCGCCCGTACGGTTTGCCGGGCCTGAAGAAGCTCTACAACTGTGTCCCCAAGGACTTCAAGGCGTTCAGCGCCAGCAGCGAGGCCTTGAACCTGAAAGCTCTGCTCAACAATGAAGTCCAGGTTGCCGACATCTTCACCACCTCCCCGGAAATCACCGCCAACAAGTTGGTGGTTTTGGAGGATCCCAAGGGTCTGATCGGCGCCCAGCAGGTGCTGCCCATCATCAAGACCGACAAGCTCAACGAGGCTGGCACCACTGCCTTGAACAACGTCTCCAAGCAACTCACCACGGACGATCTGATTGCCTTGCGCACCCAGGTTGAGGGCGATCAAAAGATGGACCCCAAGGCCGCTGCAGCCGCGTGGCTCAAGGACAAGGGCATCACCAAGTAAGGAGCTTTTTATGGCCGCCGCGATCAAGCCGGAGACTGTTGATGTTGTGGTGCTCGGCATGGGACCGGGTGGGGAATCGGTTGCTGGCGAGCTGGCTTCCGCCGGCCTGTCCGTGGTGGGCGTGGAGGCCAGACTCGTGGGCGGCGAGTGTCCGTACTACGGCTGCATCCCCTCCAAAATGATGATCCGGGCCGGGAATGTGGTGGCCGAGGCGCTGCGCATTCCCGGCCTCGCCGGCACCGTGGAAGTCGCCGCCGATTTCACCCCTGTGGCAGGGCGCATCCGCAAGGAAGCCACCGACAACTGGGATGATGCCGTGGCCGCCAAGCGCTTCACCGACAAGGGCGGGCGGCTGGTGCGCGGCACGGGCCGGCTGACCGGTCCACGCGAGGTCACCGTTTCC
The Arthrobacter alpinus genome window above contains:
- a CDS encoding ABC transporter permease, with product MSLPAASLPLTTYTTKDPFSQGWQWLTDPTNWQGPLGVPVRVVEHLGYSGLTLLISIVIAVPIGLYVGHTGRGRGVVVSLAGMLRALPTLGIMTLFALLASSALSLMPAIWSLVLLAVPPILTGTYAGIAAVDRQIVDAARSMGMTERQILFSVEVPNGLAVMLGGLRSAVLQIISTVAVVAFISLGGLGRYIIDGLAVQDYGQVLGGAVVIAVLAIAIDGVLALLQRAVVSPGLQTAKTAPEQNTPALPTVS
- a CDS encoding glutathione S-transferase family protein; its protein translation is MDTLNSEFSTKGAYITGAEYTRDTNYIETRITRGGEDGYPVEAGRYRLVVARACPWAHRSTIVRRLLGLEDAISIGVCGPTHDVRSWTFDLDEGGIDPVLGIERLQDAYFKRTPNYPRGITVPAMVDVPTGAVVTNNFPQITLDFSTEWTEFHRDGAPDLYPEALREEMAVVNKRIFTEVNNGVYRCGFAGSQESYDAAYERLFIALDWLEERLATQRYLMGDSITEADVRLFTTLVRFDAVYHGHFKCNRNKLIEMPVLWAYARDLFQTPGFGDTVDFEQIKAHYYIVHTDLNPTQIVPLGPDTSGWTTAHGRESLGGSPFGNGSAPTRPVDA
- a CDS encoding ABC transporter permease yields the protein MQWFLANLPQVLNLAGYHLIQAIVPLVLGVIIAVPLAQLARVNKVASGIILSVGSLLYTVPSLALFVILPSILGTRILDFTNIIVALTIYAVALLVRSTIDALNSVDDTLRQAATAMGYRPVQRFLSVDLPLSIPVLFAGLRVISVSNISLVSVGSLLGIPSLGFLFTDGLQRNFPTEIVVGIVGTLVLALLMDVVLVLLQKLLTPWLRTNKSASRSAASSHPSGASKTSSTTAAVSA
- a CDS encoding ABC transporter ATP-binding protein, translating into MVEFQGVSKVFQTGQAAVENLNLSIERGKITVFVGPSGCGKTTSLRMINRMVEPTAGTITVDGRDVGTLPAHQLRRSMGYVMQQAGLLPHRTVIENIATVLRLNKVPRAQAKKRSLELLATVGLPASMADRYPNQLSGGQQQRVGVARALAADPPVLLMDEPFSAVDPVVRAELQQELLRLQRELAKTIIFVTHDIDEATILGDRVAVFASGGRVAQYAPPEEILRAPVDDFVANFVGRDRGFRRLSFSAGESVPIHPAPAVHLDALSPAHDADAPSPETGTIAGNTAATWALAVDADNRPLGWLAPATQRNLDANPPLNLPSDPPSSSGHVTDQPQLIPGGSLFHAGDPLRNALDAALSSPSGLGVAVDSEGRVTGVVQAQEVLAAIESTRESRS
- a CDS encoding ABC transporter substrate-binding protein, with amino-acid sequence MNKISMPTRRAILGAAAGLSVALAVTACGGGDPLGTSSSAAAGGSGSGSVVVGSANFPENAILAEIYAGALNAAGVNATTKLNIGAREVYLKALEDGSIDVVPEYTGNLLGYLDASNTIVDGPGIVAALPAKMPTGLSVLDAATAEDKDAIVVTPEIAAKYKLTSIADLAPVCGELTLAAPSEFQTRPYGLPGLKKLYNCVPKDFKAFSASSEALNLKALLNNEVQVADIFTTSPEITANKLVVLEDPKGLIGAQQVLPIIKTDKLNEAGTTALNNVSKQLTTDDLIALRTQVEGDQKMDPKAAAAAWLKDKGITK